A genomic segment from Deltaproteobacteria bacterium CG11_big_fil_rev_8_21_14_0_20_49_13 encodes:
- the tolB gene encoding Tol-Pal system beta propeller repeat protein TolB has translation MIMKKTLLLASCLLLLASSAWARIYIPVDQPSDKLFPIAVTELVGLDGMRGSKLTEKVPDIIKNDLTISGYFQVIPDSAFLDASEALTSDTINFAKWTALEAGGLVKGSIKRKGGEYTVQLKLFDPYSAQLLVGKQYTSNEKNLRSVAHRFSDDIMEALTGKRGIFNTKIAYTAMSGRGNKPIYVMDVDGENNFRVTPDSSINLGPSWSPDGSMLTFASYKKGNPEIFFVNLGNGNMRQLTNNKNTNITPAFLTNNLIYYASSLGYSTELFTKSIRGGKERQLTSNSGINLAPRFSKDGGTMVYSSTLPGRLHVFRTTPEGGLGTRLTFVGVHNDSPDISPDGTKITFCGQDSGTFDIFVMNSDGSNIQRLTIDSGSNEHPRWSPDGRYIVFSSTRKEGAGIYMMRADGANQVKMSKGGGQLPDWGPWLK, from the coding sequence TTGATCATGAAAAAGACACTACTTCTTGCTTCTTGCCTCCTGCTTCTTGCTTCTTCTGCATGGGCCCGCATCTATATCCCCGTCGACCAGCCTTCGGACAAACTTTTCCCGATCGCAGTTACCGAACTTGTAGGGCTGGATGGAATGCGCGGTTCAAAGCTTACAGAAAAGGTCCCCGATATAATAAAGAACGACCTGACCATTTCTGGATATTTTCAGGTTATCCCCGATTCCGCTTTTCTTGACGCGAGCGAAGCTCTCACATCAGACACTATAAACTTTGCAAAATGGACGGCTCTTGAGGCGGGCGGCCTTGTGAAAGGCTCCATCAAGAGGAAGGGGGGGGAATATACCGTTCAGTTGAAACTCTTCGACCCCTACTCGGCCCAGCTTCTTGTGGGAAAACAATATACATCCAACGAAAAGAACCTGCGTTCCGTTGCTCACAGATTTTCCGACGATATAATGGAGGCGCTTACGGGCAAACGCGGGATATTCAACACAAAGATCGCCTACACCGCCATGAGCGGAAGGGGTAACAAACCTATTTATGTGATGGATGTGGACGGCGAGAACAATTTCAGGGTTACGCCCGATTCATCTATAAACTTAGGTCCCTCATGGTCGCCCGACGGTAGCATGCTGACCTTTGCCTCTTACAAAAAGGGGAACCCCGAGATATTCTTCGTGAACCTTGGCAACGGAAACATGCGACAGTTGACCAACAACAAGAACACGAACATAACGCCGGCCTTTCTCACCAATAATTTGATCTACTACGCGTCATCGCTCGGATATTCTACTGAACTCTTTACAAAGAGCATAAGGGGCGGAAAGGAAAGACAGCTAACGAGCAACTCCGGAATAAATCTTGCTCCGCGATTTTCTAAGGACGGCGGGACAATGGTGTATTCATCGACCCTTCCCGGAAGACTCCACGTCTTCAGAACAACTCCGGAAGGGGGACTAGGCACAAGGTTGACCTTTGTAGGTGTTCATAATGATTCGCCGGACATCTCCCCGGACGGCACAAAGATAACGTTCTGCGGACAGGACTCGGGAACGTTCGACATATTCGTGATGAACAGCGACGGCAGTAACATTCAGCGCCTAACGATAGATTCCGGTTCTAACGAACATCCAAGATGGTCGCCCGACGGCCGCTATATAGTCTTCAGCTCTACCAGAAAAGAAGGCGCCGGCATATACATGATGCGGGCCGACGGTGCAAACCAGGTGAAGATGTCCAAGGGCGGCGGTCAGCTCCCCGACTGGGGCCCATGGCTTAAATAA
- a CDS encoding protein TolR, giving the protein MTNNHNGNGRNKPLAEINVIPFCDILLVLLIIFMITAPLMQQGLDVNLPQASAPSISREKADIILTMRKNGDIFVGDDPAPVTIGFLEKKLGDVYKSKEKKDLFIRADTDIMYGDVVKVMTLAKSAGILRIGMVTQPENVKPN; this is encoded by the coding sequence ATGACAAACAACCACAACGGTAACGGCCGGAACAAACCTCTGGCCGAGATCAACGTAATTCCTTTCTGCGATATATTGCTCGTGCTTCTTATCATATTCATGATAACGGCGCCTCTTATGCAACAGGGGCTAGATGTCAACCTGCCGCAGGCATCCGCGCCCTCTATTTCAAGGGAAAAGGCCGACATAATACTCACCATGAGAAAGAACGGCGACATTTTCGTGGGGGACGACCCCGCGCCGGTGACCATAGGCTTTCTTGAAAAGAAGCTTGGCGATGTCTACAAGTCGAAAGAAAAAAAGGACCTTTTCATCAGGGCCGATACCGATATCATGTACGGCGACGTTGTTAAGGTCATGACGCTGGCAAAGAGCGCTGGCATCCTGCGAATAGGAATGGTAACTCAGCCCGAGAATGTAAAGCCAAACTGA
- a CDS encoding Tol-Pal system subunit TolQ, with translation MILFSAIAYAADALPTVETTDIGSNNHVLALFWQADIVVKCALLILVIFSVISWAIIVMKQRQLKMFKKRTQQFLYSFWQAKSIEALVSKGSFRKSPVFSIFKTGITSLRDPDNAKNLEYIQRDVSRTTDEEVEQLEYYVPFLATTASAAPFIGLFGTVWGILNAFWKLGSGGSSSIAVIGPHIAEALIATAIGLAAAIPAVIFYNFFVNKIRLLTRDINQFSSDLMNRIQKEYFR, from the coding sequence GTCGAAACAACGGATATAGGCTCCAACAACCACGTTCTGGCCCTTTTCTGGCAGGCCGACATCGTAGTTAAGTGTGCCCTGCTCATTTTAGTGATCTTTTCGGTCATTTCATGGGCTATTATCGTAATGAAACAGCGCCAGCTGAAGATGTTCAAGAAGAGGACACAGCAGTTTCTCTATTCTTTCTGGCAGGCAAAGTCTATAGAAGCGCTCGTCTCAAAAGGCTCCTTCAGGAAAAGCCCCGTATTCAGCATTTTTAAGACCGGCATAACGTCACTTCGCGATCCCGACAACGCCAAGAACCTGGAGTACATTCAAAGAGACGTTTCAAGAACGACAGACGAGGAAGTTGAGCAGCTCGAATATTACGTTCCGTTCCTTGCAACAACGGCAAGCGCGGCGCCGTTTATCGGCCTCTTCGGAACGGTGTGGGGGATACTTAACGCGTTCTGGAAGCTCGGTAGCGGCGGTTCTTCTTCTATAGCGGTCATCGGCCCGCACATTGCGGAAGCCTTGATCGCAACTGCAATAGGCCTTGCCGCGGCAATCCCGGCGGTTATTTTTTACAACTTTTTCGTCAATAAGATAAGGCTTCTCACCCGCGACATCAACCAGTTCTCAAGCGATCTTATGAACAGGATACAAAAGGAATATTTCAGATAA